From the Astatotilapia calliptera chromosome 6, fAstCal1.2, whole genome shotgun sequence genome, one window contains:
- the LOC113023232 gene encoding polymeric immunoglobulin receptor-like: MWILRNLLFTICIALRCVTSAVGVIHVTGYVGSIVKVSCSYDEGYESYEKYLCKNNCGDSDVLVTTSESRKNKYRIHDDKTARIFTTTISDLHSADAGKYWCGVTKTGKDIYTEVKLKLVRDSCCDTVTKVQSYEGYSESVSCPYESQYQNSLKYICRGNRPSTCLQQALITSDTKQNGRFRLDDDKVSGTFTVTINSLVKSDSGSYLCGVQRNSDLDVFSAVELKVKEWCCVKSTQINGTVGHPLIFQCPYPPQHRDNRKFLCKGDHRNKCTDMVTSQSRFAIEDNGSSSSFSVMITKIQADDTGTYWCGSDSQWSHGNYTRIQLSVVFQQHTGNGASTVETPAQISDAGQYVVYAVPAVLLVLICVLVLIVYKCKRQKIKGNEAVVNRNTSKTGGLEEVMGTAENGIYGNDEVVRYSEKQTSKSACNDYHDAGEDEPDYENCTQSEEIYCNEDFHKANRR, encoded by the exons atgtgGATCCTTCGTAACCTGCTGTTCACCATCTGCA TTGCTCTGAGGTGTGTGACCAGTGCAGTAGGGGTGATCCATGTGACTGGATATGTGGGGAGTATAGTTAAAGTTTCCTGTTCCTATGATGAGGGTTACGAGTCTTATGAGAAGTACCTGTGTAAGAACAACtgtggtgacagtgatgttctTGTTACAACATCGGAatcaaggaaaaacaaatacaggatCCATGATGACAAAACAGCACGAATCTTCACAACGACCATCTCTGATCTTCATTCTGCCGATGCTGGGAAATACTGGTGTGGAGTGACCAAAACTGGAAAAGATATCTACACTGAAGTCAAGCTTAAATTAGTACGAG ACAGCTGCTGTGACACTGTGACCAAAGTTCAAAGTTATGAGGGATACTCTGAGTCTGTCAGTTGTCCGTATGAGTCTCAGTACCAGAACAGCTTGAAGTACATCTGCAGAGGAAACCGGCCCTCCACATGTCTGCAGCAGGCACTGATCACCTCTGACACCAAACAAAATGGGCGATTCAGACTTGATGATGACAAAGTGTCAGGAACATTCACAGTGACCATTAACAGCTTGGTCAAAAGTGATTCAGGGTCATACCTCTGTGGTGTCCAAAGAAACTCGGACctggatgttttctctgctgttgaGCTGAAAGTCAAAG AGTGGTGCTGTGTCAAGTCAACTCAAATAAATGGTACTGTAGGACATCCACTAATTTTTCAGTGTCCCTATCCTCCACAACATCGGGATAACAGGAAGTTTCTCTGTAAGGGAGACCATCGCAACAAATGCACAGACATGGTGACAAGTCAAAGTAGATTTGCAATAGAAGATAATGGTTCTTCCAGCTCTTTCTCAGTGATGATCACTAAGATACAAGCAGATGATACTGGGACATACTGGTGTGGGTCAGACTCTCAGTGGAGCCATGGAAACTACACCAGGATTCAGCTTTCAGTCG TCTTTCAGCAGCACACTGGCAATGGAGCTTCCACAGTGGAAACACCAGCACAAATTTCAG atgCAGGACAATATGTGGTTTACGCTGTGCCCGCCGTGCTGCTGGTACTTATATGTGTCCTTGTGCTTATAGTTTATAAGTGCAAACGTCAGAAAATAAAAG gtAATGAAGCTGTCGTGAACAGAAATACATCAAAGACAGGAGGTTTAGAGGAAGTAATGGGTACAGCAGAAAATGGC ATTTATGGAAACGATGAAGTTGTGAGGTATTCAGAGAAGCAGACCTCCAAGAGTGCCTGTAACGACTATCATGATGCAGGTGAAGATGAACCAGACTATGAAAACTGCAcacaatctgaagaaatctaCTGTAATGAAGATTTCCATAAAGCCAATAGAAGATGA